The DNA segment GACAAAcggaactcaagttatggccaaTCAAAGGCAGAGCAGTACTACAAAGACTCAGGCTTATGCTATTAAGACAGTAGTACAACTGTACAGTTACCAAcattgtgtacgtgtatgtacagtgcttGTGCACACACTTAGAGCTTCTGTTATGAGTAATCTAACACGATGTGTTCACACATATACCTCGTATTTAAGCAACTGAACATTGTAGAATGGAGAAGAGTGTTTCTCCTTCATTGTCTGAAGCTTTGACAACAAGGCCACCATGTCAAACGTGTATCGATCACCCTCATTCCTGTCGTGTAGTATCGTGTTGAACAAAACAATTAATAATCACATGGATGGATAATTGAAACAAGTCCTGCTGCTATCTATAGTGcccaatgtacgtacatgtaactgaCACATCAGACAATGAACATCTACAAGTATATAATGTAATATGGTGAaaatacctacatgtacagtaacaagagttgtctataattattctcttgACAATAATTGTAGCAGGAAACCTTAGACACAGTTAATCAAGCTCTCCTCATGCGGTCACACCACTCACCTCTTGAGTAGATATTGGTTGTGTAGAACTCTCTCCACGGACTCCACGTTGCTCAGGTTGAAAGAGAGAGGCTCACTGGAACTAAGAGTACCCAGGTAGTTGGAGGGAAACGACATCACCACCTCACCACTCACTTTAGACACACACTTACTGACATCAGTGCCGTGGAAAATGGCATTACAAGTCTCTCTGAAAGCAATGGCTAGTGGGACTGCAGGCTTGGAGTTAGTGGCCGCATCCGTGGGGCTAGCGGTGGCAGAACGAGTGGTGATAGCCAGAGGGGAGACCACTCTCAGCTCAGACGACGCACTAGGTGTACCACCGTTTCTTTTAGGGGTGGTGGGGCTGGACCGCCGTGGAGAGGGCAAGATCAGAGGGCTGAGGACAGCAGTGTCTTTGTGTTTCTCAGCGGCGGTTGGTTTTGGAACTGGTTTAAAAACTTGAATATTACCGTAAATGTGTTCCGGGGACGACCCGTTGCTAGGGAGAGCGTTGCTAGGCTGTGGTTGTTGTAGAGACGGCTCGGGTGCCACTATTTTAGGAAGGGTGGGCGTGGCACTTGCTGTGGAAGTATTGGAGGGCGTGGAACCTCTCCTCGGGGTGGGGATTGGTTTCAAGGATTTAGGGGCTTCACTCGACACACTCCACGGAGTCAGGGTCTCTATAGCaacaagataattataatgaccttGCTAAAATCAGACAGAGCATCGTATATTTGTATGGTACATAACAGAATGACATTTGGCCTCTACATTAACAATGTTAGCATGAAGTTTATTATTACTTTAACAACATACTGTAATGTACATACAGCAGAGAATTGTAGTCtctatgtatacatgtaggagtCATTCTTAATGTCACTCCTGATACATGCAATTGATATTCTGTGTTCAATTAACTGTGTTGAGTTGATTGTTGCCATACCGTGATGCGGATAGTTAAGAGAGTAAGGGATATTGGAGAGAATGGGAGGACATACGTGCCCTCCAAGCAGAGAAGGGACTAACCCCACTTCAGAGTAACTAGGTACTGTTAGCTCACGTGTAAGGTCCTCCCCTCCACCGAGGAGAGGTGGTGGGAGGGAGGATACTGGTTGAAGGGGGGAGGGGATGCCATGTACCACGCTACTCCCAGACAGTATTAGGTCTATGTCTATCAGAGAGGTCACACTCGCCCTGGGAGGAGGAGGAGGCAAAGAAAGAGTTtgcaattgtgtgtgtgtgtgtgtgtgtgtgtgtgtgtgtgtgtgtgtgtgtgcgtgcgtgtgtgtgtgtgtgtgtgtgtgtgtgcgtgctcACTGTGCACTGGTGTTGCTGGCTGTGGAGCTTTCCCTACGAGAGCTTGGGGGTGTGGCAAACACTGGGAAGGGGAGGGGCAAGagtaaataaaaaaaaaacataacataaagtataattatcgCGAAGATTATTCTACCCTCCATAGGTAGCCCGTGGGCTTATACTCAACGAACATTCACCCTCAAAAGGTGGCCCCTGGGCTTATACTCACTATTTAGGGACTGTGAGCTGGTAGCCTTCCTCATGCCTGGGCTATTGCTGCCTATCTTGAGGCTCATCACAGAGGCCTTGATGTCGTCCACCGTGGCCGTGTCCACAGACCTCTCTTTTATCTTGATCTTCTTAATACGATTTTCTGGCTCTGGAGGGAATGGAAGCACAAGTTGACCACTGCTTTAACGTATGTATGGACTGGTACACGCGCTCGTATATTACACAGCTAAAAGAGTAAGAAAAAATAACTACATTAAATACAGTGATGTACCTAAAATGCTCGAAGTGGTGGCTATTCAATTCAATCTCTTCTTTCATtagcgtaataattatacaggcctAGGAGGTTATTTTTGTTTAGAGATCTAATCACTACTGACCATTGTGGGTCCATCCCTGCACACactaaaaacacacacacacacacacacaccatcgtCCGAGAAACTGTCCGAGTCAGATTCTTGTTTGTCAGCGTTCCCTGAAAACATTCCGATGTGGGAGGCGTGCTCAGGGCGAATAGAGTAGCCTTCCTCATCCACCTCAGGGAGAGGCTACagagagggggtgtggcaaTGTAGTCATGGTAACCTGATACAACCTTTGTGAGCATTAAACATAAAAATTAAGCCAACTTTGCGAGTGCTAAGATTGCAAAAAGAATACATATACTCTATAGTGGTATTTGTACGATATCACGATCCTACCAGATCCCATAAGTTAGATTTCAAAGTGTCAGATTTATGGATCTCgtttttcactcgcaaaacattTATGACTGACCTCGGTGGGTGGACCACCCTCAGCACTGGCCATGGCAGACGCATTCTTCTTTCTCTTTGATTTCAGGAAACCCTTCAAACCCTTCTCTCCCTTGGCTACACAGTGGTGGTATACAGTCAATTAAACACAATGATCATATTATTGTTATTACAGTAACCCAAGATTGTGGCTAATAGCAACGAATGTGCAAGTACCAGCAAGGACACACCCATGACTACAATAGCTGacaataacctgctatacgcCAGTTACAATGTTACGTAGTTGTCTACgctaacacacacaacaatgcAAACACACATCCCCAGTTAACCTACCAATACTAGATTACACACTCACAATATACTTGTCTATACAATAACAATGATTGCCCCCACCCAGTTATCCTACACTTTTATAGACTCTAGACTAAATGGACTCACAGTGTGTCCTGgggttggtgtgtgtgggggaggtcACGTCCTCAGCTGAGGCACTCGGAGGTATGGACTTGCCAGGGACCTCCAGAGCTGTGAACTTGTACGGAACTAGAGAGTGAGagagtgagagagagagagagtgagagagtgagagagagagtgagagagagagagagagagagagagagagagagagagagagagagagtgagagagagagagagtgagagagagtgagagagagagagagagtgagagATGGGGTAGACACCAGAATTACGAACAACACACACCAGTAACTGTATTAAGAGTCATGCTTGTACTTAAACTCCATGTGTAAAGAATGTGCTtctacatgtgtgtatatagaaaATCTAATTCACAATCAATACAGTGCACAAATACTGCAATTGGATCCGTTGATTGCCTGGCTTCCACACTCTCTCTCTTTGCCCCCTTTACTACAAACACCGCCCCTTCACCTGGTCTGTCTCGCCCTGTCCCCTTGCTACTGACCAGCTCAGTTAGTAGCTTCTCAACTGAGAATATATCCAGCTGCTCGTTGACCTTTCCATACACACGTTCTGTACGAAGGTGGTGGGTGTCCTGagtctgtggtgtgtgtgtgtgggcgtgtgtgtgtaggtggtgtACTGTAGAGACacagactacatgtacagtgttgaGGACACTTTAAGTTGTGAAATATAttgacaaagaaaaagaaaaaggttAGACCCTTAAAATGCAATATTATGGTCAATCGACATAATGGTATCTTATGCACACACTCGGTAATTAAAACACATTATCTGATAGGCCTTTCAAACATGCAGCTACTAATTTTTAACTAGTTTTGAGATAACAGACATTCCTAACTCAATATATCAGCCATACAAGTACTGAGCCATGGACTGTACTAGCTTGTACAGGTAACCAACCACCAATGTATATACTGCAAGACTCTATACTAAATAGAATGTCACTCACCTTGGCTATTTTGATAACAAAGGTGGACATCTGTGCCAGGTGCTCTTCCTCGAGAGACTCGAACTTTTGGCACGCCTCTTTCATCTTGAGCTGGAAGTCCATCACCTGTTCACACTGACGTCTGGTGGCAGTCTGGTGATCACTCTctaaagggggggggggggggggtgagtcatctagtagctataatattacAACCCTTTTCAactcacttgaaatgcaaaccttataATATGTATTAGAGAAAACACAAGCCaaccagtgtacacagtgggaccacactataggctatgtacactagtctacacacttGAGGTCAACTAGAGTAGTATTTTGCTTTTACTTTCAAGCGAGGTGAATTGTACATTGTAGGAACACCAGTAGCTACCATTATAtgctgtgcacacacacactatacacacgaACCTTCATACAGTAGGCATCAATAGCTGATGTGCATGCTGACTTACTCATGGTCTCCATCCAAGCCTTGGCCTGATGTAAGCGACTCTCAAGCTGGAGAAACAGAAAGAAACAGAGACAGAGAGTTAAAACAATACACTGGAAGCAACTCCAGTACACCACAGGAACAAAGCCAACCAAAAACCAAACTACTTATAACCCAGGTGGCATAAAAGATTTCCTACTCTTATAACCCCAACAGTAGGTACTTACGTTAGGCTTGGCAGGATCAGCTGCCTTCTCCTGTTTGGCAACAGCCTTGGCTAGATGCTCCACACTTTGCTGGTACTGTTTCTTGGTCCTCTGGATACCTGATTCTGTTCCCTGGAATGCTAGTAGGGACTCCTGGGCCTGCTCTATCTCTCCCTTCATctaagaggggggggggtatagtACAGGTAATATAAACAGAACACGGTCACACTCAGCGTACATGTGAAGCGTACAGGTCCAAAATTATACATACACGTATGCACAGGCTATAAAAAGATAAACCAAAACCACAGAAAACAAAccaacgactactataacccgtggccgcccacgcgcctcgggttaacaagCTAGAGAGAGAGTCTGATGTCAAACCATCACAATGTCATTCACAGTGACAATCACGATCTCTATAGAGACCTTCTGGATGGTTTAATGAGAACTATTTTCCAACGAAGGGataaaacattcgtggttaagcaattattttcgtggtagttgcttgcactgcagatAAAGGTAGTCaaagtcgcttcattcgtgggtaaaatattcgtgctcAGAgattcaaccacgaaaaccacgaaatGTTTGCCCACCGAAAAttccccgctatacggtacacccactcacacctaCTCAACTTACACTGCTCTTGAGTTTGTCCTTCTGTGAGGAGTTGTATTCCAGTATCTCTTTGTTCAGCTCCATGAGCATCTTGACAAACTGCCCGTGAATGTCACTCAACTGATGGCTCATTTCAGTGAGGACCTCCCACAGAGGGGCAAATCCACTGCAGGGGGTCCAATGTACATTctaaatatacatgcataatgtaGTACCAGCGAGGGCTTGTATTTCAAGTGAAGTGTGTATCCTTTGCCATGTAGCAACCTGTTCCACGCATCATACAGTATCATGtgactccccccacacaccatacagtgtcatgtgactcaccCGAGTGTGATGCCGGAGATGTGCTGAACAAACTTGTGTGTTTTGGACAGGCCCTTACAATAGCCATCCTCCACAGAAATCCTGTACCAGTACCAAAGACCCAGTCAACACAGCACAAGCTTACTACTATACATACTGTACAACATCATTGTGTGCACAACGTAATTTTTCACAAGGTAAAAAATGCAATTAAGAGAAGCTGTTGTGAATGTAACATGTGTAATTGTAGGAAATGTGCCAGCTATGACAACAAGCACTACGCTATCAACAACATAAACAAGCAGTTACGCAATACTGTACACATGAAgatcacatacatgtacattgtacataccgtatagccggtatatttcgagggtataaactttcgcggattgaccgttagaaaggttttcgcggatctaatttcgcggaatagcagcctttctgcagcatgcatgcatgcgatattacattcgtgggtataaatgttcgcggtacatgcttaatcagcgaaaactgtataccctcgaaatatacccgctataaatACGGTAGAAATGTCATTATtgtcattacatgtacatacaattccAGTCAATGAActaacacagacacacactgtTACTTTCAGTCTCACCTTTGATTGACGTACTCGGCTAATTCTTTGCTGGCCACCATACCTGCCTTCATGTTCTGTAGGAGGACCTCGTAACCATGGTTACCCTCGCCCTGTCAGCGAAAAGACGTATTTACAGCACGACATACTCCACAAAACATTGTCTACTTGTTAGACTAAATATGGTACTCCCTGAACAATTGTTTTACCTTCGATATTACAATCTAATTGTCCAAGGACATTATATAGTAACTATTCTTATGGCGCTGATATTATGGTTGACATACCCAGAAATTTTCTTCAAATTTGGATACCATGGCAACCCTTCGGAGTAGTGGGTGGTTGGACAGAACTATATACCTGAAATGAAAAACATTGAAAATGTAGTAAAATCATTCATCAACAAGCATATGGTATTATAACGTAACCACAAAAACTATGCTCCAATAGACACACTGATACAATATTAATGTGAGGTTAAACCAATTGCGTAAGACACtagcactgtacaagcttgaTCATAtcactgtacaagcttgaTCGCGTTTCTAACTATTACGAATTGCGTACAAAGCATGGGAAAATGGGAGCTCAAGCGAATTATGTGAACATTTGCAATATGCAATCAAAAAAACGTTGCATTCGAAACCTGATAAACGGTATCTATGTACATACAAACGCCACCGTTTAAGGACATTATAGTCAGCTAGCTGAAGCTTCTATatagcatacactgtacactatagTGATAGAACAACCACAGAGCTCTCATGTACGtgtgagtgtatgtgtgtgttcatGTACACATCAGTGTGGGGGGTCTATTCTGATACATACCTAACTGTTGTACCAAGTTGGATCACTTGTATAGTCGAATATACTGAAGACAGGAGCAATCAATCAGCCTCTCAGTTGTCCAGGGAAAGCCACCAGTCCAGCAGAGCATGCAGTCTTCCGTCCGGAATCTTTAggccctagctagctagctagtggtGCCACCTTTGGTTACTGTTCACTGtgtactatactatatatactgtgtgtggtgtgtgacgGCTAGTTAGTCTCGCAAGCCACGCCCTTTTATTATGTATAAAATTTAGACAAAGATCGTCGGTAAAACAAACGCAGGTAACACgcaattgaactttgacctagaGTAGAGATTATTACAACTCACGGATGTAGGATGcagttagcctcgttcccaggccttactatttcttgctgttgtcattgttcatcctagcctccttcacaaggcctaaacaattagcggcctggaatcgaggctatgttcatccataattaattaaaggtAGAAGACAAAATGAGGCAGAAGAAAGAAATGGATGTACAGTTAACCGAGTGTCACCTGCTACATTAATGTAGCCTACTGCCACTTTCATGCAGTCTGTTGCGTGCGCAGCCGTTGCCTCGTATGCAGCCAGGCTGTCTGTCCAACCACTTTGTTTTTTACTTGTATAGGATCTCTTAATCTTTTAAcgtgtgtgtacgtgcatgcattattataattatacacgcaTAGAGCATACCACAGGTATACGATGGCTCAGTATACTACATGACATTATGAAATCTCCCACCGGCGGTATATAtacacttagcctcgatcccaggccgagttttgcttttataactagttgttcgcctgTAGCCGTTATAAAagtgaaaactcggcctggtatCGAGTGTAATATATACTCagtctccccccccccatgtAGTTATAGCAAGatggtatataataatagccaTAAATACATTATTACACTAATAAAGTGACATCTTCTACACTATATATAAAAAGCAAAACATGCCGAGATTCATTTAAGAAGCTTGCAGCTATAAACATCACATCAAATTATTGTGAAGGCCTAGGGAGGGGCTGATATTGTATGTAACTAAaacaagtcatgtgataaaTCATATTCCTCCAGCAGTTGGAGcctcacgcccactcacagtcGAGTAGGCATCATTCTGTGTGTAGCTGtagtcacctttgacctctctggAGCCTGGGATCTCCTCGTAAATGGCAGGGACAGTCTCGTAGATAGTAGCTGCACTTTGACCCTGGTCAGTAAGGGAGATATCTCGAGGAACAGTCCTGTGTGTGGAGAGAACACTTAGTAGTAACTTGTCATAAAAGCTTTCACTTTGTTTAGTGCTTGTTTACACTGAATAAAGTGTGTCTACCTAAAACAATAACACTCTACACAAACCACTTTGAACAAGCTCTCACATTTCCCCTCCTCTCTTGCATCTGAGCAATAAatgtgtatacgtacatgcacacagtgtgATAATCATTTCAGCTTGTCTTACCTCCAGCAGCTGCAGGCCCCGACAATGATACCCACCACAATGACAGCGGCTAGAATGAGTAACACAATGACTACACCTGCCACCACACCTCCTGTGCTGCTAGTTCCACCAGGGCCTGTGGGGAGGTTGCTAGTGATGAATTCAGTCACTGAAACACAacatatgataattattatacagtaaaATTAAGGATGAGAACACAGACCCACTTACCTAACTGCACACAGAATGTCACATCTACTCCAGTATTGTCAGGAATCACACAGCAGTAGGAGCCAGTGGGGCCTGACACATACCCTCGACGATGGAGTCTGAGTGCACCTGTATCtccaacactgtacagtagatCTGTGTCCGAATCAGTACTATGAATATCCGGACTCCTTGTGACAGCTGTTCCATTCGGTAGTAGCCAATATCCTAATCCATTGGCACTATTGGGATTATCTTCTCCTGTACAGCAAATAGTTGAGTCAGTTCTGCAAGTCAATACAGTCTCAGTGGTATCTCCGATGGTCTCTATGGCAACCTGTGAGTTATTAGCAGCATAGTTGGTGGTTCCCATGGAGACGTAGACAGGAGGtactgtgggggtgggggattGTAACTGTGTTAGAGTTCATTGTACTAGCTTACATTGACAAGTGagagctgacccactccaggTCCCATCATTCTGACAAGCTCTGACActccctccagtgagagtgtagccattgtCACAAGTGTAGGTAGCAATGGCATTAATAGGTCTGCTGTCAGCAAGTCCATCAGTGTAGGTAATGACTCCATTCATTAGTGGTGGTAAATCAAAACAAGTTCCTGAAATAGTGAACATACATTCAACAATAATAAACAGTACAACTTTAATTCCACTCACGCTGACAAGTTGGAgttgacccactccacactccatcactcccacaagtcctcacTGACACTCCAACAAGACTGAAGCTATTGGTACAAAAGTGAGTAGCTGTAGCACCTACTGGTCTGTTGTTAGTTGATCCACTGTTGTAGACTATGCCTCCATTGGTGGGGGTGAGGTCAGAACACAGCAGCACAACTGGGGGGGAGGGTGGGAGTGGTTAGTTATTATCTGTGGCTAGCAATACAGACTGAGGGTTTAAAATGTGTTTTATACACTAACCATAAGTTGGAGTTTCTGTCGTCAAAACATACGTAGCCATTGCTTCTTCAGTGGTGGCCATGGTGGTAGCTTCTTCAGTGGTAGGCAAATTGACTGGAGCAGTAACTAGGTGTATATGAAAGATACATTAAAATAATGATATATAACTAACTGCTAGAAACAGATTATCAACTAGATTACATGGCTGTCCCCAGCAGgtggacacagcacacaacaaCAACAGCAGCAGAA comes from the Halichondria panicea chromosome 4, odHalPani1.1, whole genome shotgun sequence genome and includes:
- the LOC135334933 gene encoding F-BAR domain only protein 2-like; protein product: MVSKFEENFWGEGNHGYEVLLQNMKAGMVASKELAEYVNQRISVEDGYCKGLSKTHKFVQHISGITLGGFAPLWEVLTEMSHQLSDIHGQFVKMLMELNKEILEYNSSQKDKLKSSMKGEIEQAQESLLAFQGTESGIQRTKKQYQQSVEHLAKAVAKQEKAADPAKPNLESRLHQAKAWMETMKSDHQTATRRQCEQVMDFQLKMKEACQKFESLEEEHLAQMSTFVIKIAKTQDTHHLRTERVYGKVNEQLDIFSVEKLLTELVSSKGTGRDRPVPYKFTALEVPGKSIPPSASAEDVTSPTHTNPRTHSKGEKGLKGFLKSKRKKNASAMASAEGGPPTEPLPEVDEEGYSIRPEHASHIGMFSGNADKQESDSDSFSDDEPENRIKKIKIKERSVDTATVDDIKASVMSLKIGSNSPGMRKATSSQSLNMFATPPSSRRESSTASNTSAQASVTSLIDIDLILSGSSVVHGIPSPLQPVSSLPPPLLGGGEDLTQTLTPWSVSSEAPKSLKPIPTPRRGSTPSNTSTASATPTLPKIVAPEPSLQQPQPSNALPSNGSSPEHIYGNIQVFKPVPKPTAAEKHKDTAVLSPLILPSPRRSSPTTPKRNGGTPSASSELRVVSPLAITTRSATASPTDAATNSKPAVPLAIAFRETCNAIFHGTDVSKCVSKVSGEVVMSFPSNYLGTLSSSEPLSFNLSNVESVERVLHNQYLLKRNEGDRYTFDMVALLSKLQTMKEKHSSPFYNVQLLKYEVKLPDPSHLPLKLVCYWKCEASVTNFRLDYTYRSAVMKTVSGDTKPLNKLSVTVPLGGAVKNALSKPNGNWNPEQSKMVWEIATVPPTQGQESSSSLHAKFDVSDGPSVPVPAGVGFECEGATLSGLNLELCGTAYKVSLLKFKCGSGKYAAEVS